The Papaver somniferum cultivar HN1 chromosome 3, ASM357369v1, whole genome shotgun sequence genome includes a region encoding these proteins:
- the LOC113360102 gene encoding HIV Tat-specific factor 1 homolog: protein MSTSSSSNSYFSSSSDEDSKASVAKSKAKTTHDDGEKPSIPLNDRKVTYAELMKRKVEDDEAEDRQRRKDRTRRKILAAEERRRFFDGVPSDSDADASEEETTWVLPERKIKPDRHTREFQKTMKQIEAEAEAEEDSDDPYTHPDFINGSDDDSDEEEDSEKDSDDESDNLDESDE from the coding sequence ATGTCAACTTCCAGCAGCAGCAATAGCTATTTCTCCAGCTCTTCTGACGAGGATTCCAAAGCTTCTGTAGCCAAATCGAAAGCTAAGACAACCCATGATGATGGAGAGAAGCCTAGCATTCCCCTAAATGATCGGAAGGTCACTTATGCTGAACTTATGAAGAGAAAGGTTGAGGATGATGAGGCAGAGGATCGTCAGCGCAGAAAGGATCGAACCCGGCGCAAAATACTAGCGGCTGAGGAGAGACGTCGATTCTTCGATGGGGtaccttctgattctgatgctgacgCTTCCGAAGAGGAAACTACATGGGTGTTACCAGAGCGCAAGATCAAGCCCGACCGGCATACCAGAGAGTTCCAAAAAACTATGAagcaaattgaagctgaagctgaagCAGAAGAGGACTCGGACGATCCTTATACCCATCCAGACTTCATCAATGGTTCTGACGATGACTCTGACGAAGAGGAGGATTCCGAAAAGGACAGTGATGATGAGTCTGATAACTTGGATGaatctgacgagtag